The following are encoded in a window of Vicia villosa cultivar HV-30 ecotype Madison, WI unplaced genomic scaffold, Vvil1.0 ctg.000863F_1_1, whole genome shotgun sequence genomic DNA:
- the LOC131631787 gene encoding polypyrimidine tract-binding protein homolog 3-like encodes MTEPSKVIHVRNVGHEISENDLLQLFQPFGVITKLVMLRAKNQALIQMQDVPSAISSLQFYANTQPSIRGRNVYVQFSSHQELTTVDQTQGRGDEPNRILLVTIHHVLYPITVDVLYQVFSPHGSVEKIVTFQKSAGFQALIQYQSQQSAITARTALQGRNIYDGCCQLDIQFSNLDELQVNYNNDRSRDFTNPSLPTEQKGRPSQVGYGDAGNMYGVQGSGARAVGYPQTPNAAAIAAAFGGGLPPGITGTNDRCTLLVSNLNPERIDEDKLFNLFSLYGNIVRIKLLRNKPDHALIQMGDGFQAELAVHFLKGALLFDKRLEVNFSKHPNITQGADTHDYSNSNLNRFNRNAAKNYRYCCSPTKMIHLSTLPQDITEEEIVTLLEEHGTIVNSKVFEMNGKKQGLVQFETEEQATEALVCKHATSLSGSVIRISYSQLQNI; translated from the exons ATGACTGAACCTTCCAAAGTCATTCATGTTCGAAACGTGGGGCACGAAATATCTGAA AATGATTTACTTCAGTTATTTCAACCTTTTGGAGTCATAACAAAGCTTGTGATGTTGCGTGCAAAAAATCAG GCACTTATCCAAATGCAAGACGTTCCTTCTGCAATCAGTTCTTTACAATTTTATGCAAATACTCAACCTAGCATAAG GGGGAGGAATGTTTATGTCCAGTTTTCCTCTCATCAAGAGCTAACAACAGTAGATCAAACTCAAGGACGGGGAGATGAG CCAAATCGAATTCTCTTAGTTACAATACATCACGTGCTCTATCCCATAACAGTGGATGTACTATATCAAGTTTTTTCTCCTCATGGATCTGTGGAAAAGATTGTGACATTTCAGAAGTCAGCTG GCTTTCAGGCTCTTATCCAGTACCAATCACAACAGAGTGCTATTACTGCAAGAACTGCACTTCAG GGTCGCAATATTTATGATGGTTGCTGTCAGCTGGACATTCAATTTTCAAA CCTTGATGAATTACAAGTAAACTACAATAATGACCGATCAAG AGACTTCACAAACCCTAGTCTCCCTACAGAACAGAAAGGAAGACCTTCACAA GTGGGATATGGTGATGCAGGAAACATGTATGGTGTTCAGGGTTCTGGAGCCAGAGCAG TTGGATATCCGCAG ACGCCCAATGCTGCAGCCATTGCAGCTGCCTTTGGGGGAGGCTTGCCTCCAGGAATAACTGGGACGAATGataggtgtacacttcttgtttCAAATCTTAATCCCGAG AGAATTGACGAGGACAAACTGTTCAACTTGTTCTCCCTTTATGGGAACATCGTGAGAATTAAACTTCTACGCAATAAACCAGATCATGCACTTATCCAGATGGGAGATGGTTTCCAAGCTGAACTGGCAGTACACTTCCTGAAG GGAGCCCTGTTGTTTGATAAACGACTTGAGGTGAACTTCTCAAAGCATCCAAACATAACCCAAGGTGCTGACACACACGATTACAGCAACTCAAATCTCAACCGTTTCAACCGTAACGCTGCTAAAAATTACCGTTATTGCTGCTCCCCAACAAAGATGATCCATTTGTCCACACTCCCACAAGACATCACCGAGGAGGAGATTGTGACCCTTCTAGAGGAGCACGGAACCATTGTCAATAGCAAAGTCTTTGAGATGAATGGTAAGAAACAAGGTCTGGTTCAGTTTGAGACCGAGGAGCAGGCTACCGAAGCCCTCGTGTGCAAGCATGCCACCTCACTTTCCGGCTCGGTAATCCGGATCTCTTATTCTCAGTTGCAAAATATATAA
- the LOC131631764 gene encoding uncharacterized protein LOC131631764 produces the protein MANQPNNDNQQMLSSAALIQKTDEDQVVSGPSAVGFINSLEQRYHKIKEHAEAYPYVWASYIVVYGGFGLWTTYRWRKLRRTEDSVRKLQQRLRELVEAEQPASSAKVVEKGSISSEKPSK, from the coding sequence ATGGCAAATCAACCAAATAATGATAACCAGCAAATGCTGAGTTCTGCAGCACTTATCCAGAAAACTGATGAGGATCAAGTAGTCAGTGGCCCTTCTGCTGTGGGCTTTATAAATTCATTGGAACAACGGTATCACAAAATCAAAGAGCATGCAGAAGCTTATCCTTATGTATGGGCTTCCTATATTGTTGTATATGGTGGCTTTGGTCTCTGGACTACCTATAGATGGAGAAAGCTTCGCAGGACAGAGGACAGTGTGCGCAAACTTCAACAAAGATTACGTGAGCTCGTTGAAGCTGAACAGCCTGCTAGTTCTGCCAAAGTGGTTGAAAAGGGTTCCATATCTTCTGAGAAACCTTCCAAATAG